GACCGCAAGGCGATTTGGTCGGAGCGGAGGACCGCCCCGAGTTCAATCCGCAGGAAGTTCCTTTTGGCATGGTACCCTGCCCGGGTGGAACCTTCCACATGGGACAAACAGACCAGGACATTTCAGCTTCCATGGTCAACATGAACAAGCAGGTGACTATCGCCGGCTTCTACATGGATGAGACGGAGATTACTAACAATGAGTACCGTCAATTCATGAACGCCATCCGTCAGGACTCTATTGACGTGCTGGGCGAGGAATATGTGATGACGGAGCTTTATCCTGATACGACCGTCTGGGTTCGGGACTTCACTTACCACATGGGTGACCCGCTGATGGAGTATTACTACACCCACCCTGCTTTCGACGATTATCCCGTAGTAGGAGTGGATTGGTTCGCTGCCAAGTATTTCTGCAATTGGCGCACCAAGAACAAGAATGCTGCTAACGCTGAAGCTGGTTTGGCTCCTACGCCTAACTTCCGCCTGCCTTCTGAGGCTGAGTGGGAATACGCTGCCCGCGGTGGTCGTGACCTTGCTACCTATCCTTGGGGTGGACCTTACCTGCGCAACTCGAAGGGCTGCATGCTGGCTAACTTCAAGCCCGGCCGCGGTGACTACGCCAGCGACGGTTATGCTTACACGGCTCCAGTAGGCGCTTTCTTCCCTAATGACTTCGGCCTGTATGACATGTCAGGCAACGTATCCGAGTGGTGCGATGATGCCTACATGGAAGCTTCGGTGCCGGTGGTATGGGATATGAACCCTACCAACCCTGATGACAACGAGCCTCGCAAAGTAGTGCGTGGTGGCTCTTGGAAAGACATCTCTTACTTCTTGGAAACGGGCACTCGCAACTTTGAGTACCAAGATTCCGCTCGCTCTTACATTGGTTTCCGCACTGCTATGATCCAGATTGGATCGGCTTTGTAAGGAAACTAATACCCACACCCTCCCTCGCTTTTACATCATCACTCAACAAATTCTTTCAATTCAAATTCAAATGGCAGCAAAAGGCGGTAGTTTCCTGTATGACGTGGTTATGCCCAAGGTGTACGGCATCGGGGCCGCAGTCGTAATCGTCGGGGCTTTGTTTAAAATTCAGCACTGGGATGGCGCTAGCGAAATGCTTATCGTTGGTCTCGGCACTGAAGCATTGATTTTCCTACTCAGCGCATTTCAACCTACTTCACACGAACCTGATTGGTCATTGGTTTACCCCGAGTTGAGCGAAGGATACGATCCTTCAACGGGTAACAAGAGCTTCGCGGCTACGGATAACAACAGCAAGGGCTTGACCAAGAAGCTGGACGACATGCTGAAGGACGCCAACGTAACGCCCGAAGCTATTTCTTCCCTGGGCGCTGGCCTGAATCGTCTGTCGACGACCACGCAGCAGCTTTCCTCGCTGGGCGATGCTACGAATGCTACTGAAGAGTACACGACCAAAGTTCGTTCGGCTGCTCAGTCGCTGGAGCGCATCAACGATGCTTACTCGAACACGGTAGAAGCCATCACCGCTATGTCGAGTGCTACGGCTGATGCTCGTGAGTACCACCTGCAGGTACAGAACGTAACCAAAAACCTGGGCGCTCTGAATGCAGTGTACGAAATGGAGCTGCAGGATGCCAATACGCACCTGAAATCCATGAACAAATTCTATGGTACCCTGAGCCAGGCCATGGAAAACCTGACCGAAGCTGGCAAAGAAACCGACCAGTTCAAGCAGGAAGTAACTCAGTTGACCAGCAACTTGGGTTCATTGAACCGGGTGTATGGCAACATGCTCAACGCTATGCGTGCTACCAGCTAATCATAGCGTAGCAATAGTTTCCGTCCAATACATATAGACTAGGCACGACCACGATGGCGGGAGGAAAAGAAACTCCAAGGCAGAAGATGATTGGCATGATGTACCTGGTACTGACTGCTCTTCTAGCCCTTCAAGTAAACTCAGCAATACTGCTCAAATTCAAGTTCCTCGACGACAGCCTTTCTGCTATCAACAATAAGGTTTCGAAGTCGAACGATGGTACGGTAAAAGGCATCCAGGCGCAGGTTGAGAAAAACCGCAACCAAGCTGGAGACCTAGCTGTGCTGAAACAAAGCGAAGAAATTCGCAAGACGACCCAGGACATGATTGCCTACTTGGGCACTGTTCGCGAAAAGCTCCTGACTGCCACTGAAAACAAGGGCAAGAATGAGTTCAAGAATATGAGTGCCGAGGATAAAGTCGCTAGCACCATGCTGGGCGGCAAAAGAGACGGTCTGGCTTACGATATGAAGAACAAGCTCAACACTTATTCTTCGTACATCGGCAAATTCGTTCCTGGTATTGCTCCTCTGGCACTCGATGCCAAGGACGATCCGATGGTTACTGACAAAGAACAGCGTAACAAGAACTTCGCTGAACTGAACTTCGAAAACACTCCAGTAGTAGCTGCTCTGGCTACTCTGGCCCAGAAAGAAGCTGAAGTTCTGAAGTACGAGTCGGATGCTCTGGCTGCACAGTCGGCTAAAGTTGGTGGCAATATCATCGTGTTCGACAAAGTAGGTGCTTTTGCCAGTGCTGAGTCGAATACAGTAGCTGCTGGTACTAAGTACAAAGCAGAGCTGTTCCTGACGGCTTCGGCTACCGGTCTGAAACCTTCGATGACCCTGAACGGCAGCCCGCTGGCAGTTGGTCCCGATGGCAAAGGCAAAGTTGAATTCACGGCTCGTCCTGGCTCGTTTGATGCCGCTGGCAATGCCAAAGCCCAGTGGACTGGCACTATCCGCTTCAAGCAGAATGGCCGCGACACGACCTTTAAAGTGACGGTTCCTTACACGGTGACCAAGCCTGTAATGCAGATTCAGTCCGCTTCGGTACAGGCTCTGTATTTCAAGTGCGGCAATAAGCTAAGTGTACAAGTACCCGCTCTGGGTGCCCAGTACAAGCCAGGCTTCTCGGCTTCCGGCGCTTCGGTTATCAGCGGTGCTAAAACGGGCGAAGTAACCTTGGTGCCTAACTCGCGCGAAGTAACTCTGAGCGTGAGCAGCGGCGGCAACGCCATCGGCTCACAGACCTTCCAGGTTCGTCCGATTCCTAAGCCTGAGATTAAGTGCATCGTAGGTGGCCGTGAGGCTAACGAAAAGCAGGGGACACCCATCACGGCGGTCCGTAACATGAGCCTGAAAGCTGTACCGGACGCTGGTTTCGCCACCTTCCTGCCTGATGATGCTCGTTACCGCGTAACTCGTTACGAAGTGACTCTGGTTCGTGGTAAGCGTCCCGCTATTCCGACCCGCACCATCAACGGCCCCGAGGCAAACTTGAACGACGTAGTAAACTCGGCCCGCGAAGGCGACCGTCTTTACATCGAAGTGAAAGAAGTTCGTCGTTTGAACTTCCAGGATCAGCAGGAAGAAGTAAACGTAGCGAAGCAGTTCAATATTCCGTTGCTGTAAGCGTTATTCTTCTGAACTAACCGCAGCGCTTTTTTGATTACCACGGTATGAACAAATTCCTCTCCTTCGCCGCTTTGGCGGCCAGCCTGACGCTGTCGGTCTCAGCATCGGCTCAGGAACAAGCTACGACCGCCAGCAGCAACGGCTCGTACCGCCCGATCCCAAATTCGGACATTATGTTCCGGAAAACGATCTGGCGTGCGGTTGACCTTCGCGAAAAGCAGAACAAGCCCATGTTCTCGGAAGGCAAAGAAATCAGCCGGGTAATTTTGGAAGCAGTGAAGCGTGGCGAACTCCAGGCCTACCGCAATGACTCGCTGACGTCTACCTTTAATGCTTCGGAAGTATCAGGTCGGATGTCGTATGTAGAGGCTAGCGCCGGTCTAAGCGACGAAGAGAAAGCTGCTGGTTTTACCGACGAAACCTCTGATGATGGCTGGGGTGCCAAGCCTTCCAAAAAGGGCAAAGGCAAAACGGCTGCGAAGCCTAAAGCTCCCGCTGCTCCGCCAAGCTACGAGTACCGCTATAAGGACTTGTATCAGATGGAATTGAAAGAGGATATGATCTTTGACAAGAAACGGTCACGGATGTATCATGACATCAAAACCGTCACGCTGCTGGTTCCTTCCACGCTGAGCTCGAACGTATCCGGTATTGAAACTCCAATTGGGACTTTTAAATACAGCGACTTGGTACGCGTATTCCGGGCTAATCCAGATAAGGCTATCTGGTTTAACTCGCAGAACGATGCCCAGCACAAGAACTTGGCTGATGCTTTCGAATTGTGGCTGTTCAACTCCTACATCGTAAAGGTTTCGAACCCGAACGACTCACGTCTGGATGAAGTATATGGCGGGCCGCAGCAGGGTATCCTGGCTGCTCAGCAAGCCGCTTCCGACCTGATTGAGTACGAGTACAACCTGTGGAGCTTCTAAGTCAACCATAGGTCGAATAAAAAAGCCCCTGCCTCACTGGCAGGGGCTTTTTTATTGTCCTTGGTTGGGTATTTACTCGGCGGAGGAATTGGTTTCAGCAGCTTCCTGCTCACTAAAATAGTTGAGCAAAATACGAGCCTTCGCTTTACCTACTTCTTCAATCAGTTGTGCTTCGGTCAGCTCTTTGATCTTCTTTACCGACTTAAACTTGGTCAGCAGCTTCTCCGCAGTGACGGGCCCCAGACCCTTTACGTCCGTCAGCTCCGTTTTGAGCGTGGCGGCGTCGCGGCGGCTACGGTGGAAGGTGATGCCGAAGCGGTGCACTTCGTCGCGCATGCGTTGAAACAGGCGCAATGATTCGCTCTTTTTATCGATATAGAGCGGTAGCGGGTCGTTGGGAACATAAATCTCCTCCAAGCGCTTGGCAATGCCGATGACGGGAATCTGACCCCAAAGGTTCAGGTCTTTTAGGGCTTTGACAGCCATGCTAAGCTGGCCTTTGCCACCATCGACGATGACTAGCTGGGGTAGGGAGGCACCTTCGTCCACCAAACGCCGATAGCGCCGCGTGACGACTTCGTACATCGAATCAAAGTCGTTGGGGCCCACCACCGTTTTGATGTGGTAGTGGCGGTAGTCTTTCTTACTAGGCTTAGCATTGCGGAAACATACCATGGCAGCCACCGGATTGTCGCCCTGGAAGTTGGAGTTGTCGAAGCATTCAATGTGCTTAGGCAGCTCAGTGAGGCGTAGATCCTTCTTGATGGTTTCCATGATGCGTACCTCGTTGAGATCTTTGGACCGGTCGTTCATACTTTCCTTCTCCTTACGCAGGTACATAACGTTCTTAATGGAAAGCTCCAGCAGCTTACGCTTGTCGCCAATTTGAGGGACGGTGACCGTCGCATTGGCAATGGGCAGCTCGGGCAGAGCCACATTGACCAGGATTTCGCGCGACTGACTTTCGAACTCCTCCCGCATCTGCATAATCATCGGGGCCAGGATTTCAGGATCGGTTTCGTCGAGCTTTTTCTGCACTTCCACTGATTGGGTCAGGATAATGGCCCCGTTCATCACCTTCAGGTAGTTGATAAAGGCGCTTTTCTCATTAGCAGCAATGCTGAAAACGTCGATATTGGACAGTGAAGCATTGACCACTGTTGACTTGGCCTGGAACTCGTCAAGTCGGTCGAGCTTCTGCTTAAAAGAATGGGCCAGTTCGAACTGCTGGTCCTGGGCGGCGGCCATCATCTTCTCCTTGAAGTAGGCCTTGGGTACGCTCAGGTTACCGCTCAAAATATTGCGTATCTGCTGGATGTTCTGGTTGTAGGATTCCTCATCCACTAGACCTTCACACGGACCTTTGCAGTTGCCCAAATGATATTCCAGGCACACTTTAAACTTGCCGGCCGCTACGTTTTCGGGCGAGAGGTTATAGGTGCAGGTACGGAGGGGGTAGAGGGCCCGGATCAGCTCCAGCAGGATGTTCATCGCCGTCAGGTTGGCGTACGGACCATAGTAGCGCGAGCCGTCGTTGATTTTCTTGCGCGTGGGCAGCAGACGCGGAAAACGCTCGTTGGTCAGGCAGAGGTAGGGATAGGTTTTACCATCCTTCAGCAGAATGTTGTATTTGGGCTGATTCTGCTTGATAAGGTTATTTTCCAGCAGAAATGCGTCGGACTCACTATCCACGATAGTGAATTCGATACGCTTGATGTTGCGCACCAGCTGCTGGGTCTTCTTGTTGTGGTCCTGCTTATTGAAGTAGCTGCTGACCCGCTTGCGGATATCGATGGCCTTGCCGACGTAGATAATGCCTTCGTCGTCAAAGAATTTGTAGATGCCCGGCCGGTGGGGCAGGTGCCGGATTTGTTCTTGCAGATGGTCTTTGGCAGCCATAGGAAAATAGGACAGGAGCGGAGTACGGATTTAACTCCTAAAACAAAGCAGAGGTTGGGATAATTCGGTTGAGCAAGGATAGTGCATGCCGAGCGACAAAACGCAACGTGGCAGACGGAAACCGCCTGCCACGTTGAATTCGAACTCTTGTAGGAGTTTCCGACGCGGTTAAATATCTTCCTCGTCGATATCCTGTAAGTCGGTTTGGTTAAGCTTCTGGTCGTAGGGAATCGTGTCACGCTGCCCGCCATAGTAGCGGCTGCAGTCGATTTCGATGGACAGCGGCTGCTCGGGCTTGGGGAAGGGGCTGGTGCTGACGCCGATGCTCTTATCGGCGTAGACCTTGCGCATAAACAGGCCGTAGATGGGCAAGGCGGCCCGGGCGCCCTGGCCGTAGGAGCCGTTGCGGAAGTGAATGCTCCGGTCTTCACCGCCGACCCACATGCCGCATACCAGATCCGGCGTGATGCCCATAAACCAGGCGTCGGAGTAGTTGCTGGTAGTACCGGTTTTGGCCCCGATTTCGTACGGAAACTTGAAGCCGGTTTTCAGGATAACCGAGGTACCGCCCTGCTCCGTAGTGGAGGCTTGCAGCATATAGGTCATCAGGTAAGCTGTTTCCTCGCTGAGAGCTTCGCGCGTTTGGGGCACGAATTCGCGGAGTACGTTGCCGTTCTTGTCCTCGATGCGCGTTACCATCATCGGAGCCGTCCAGACGCCCTTGTTCACAAAGGTGCTGTAGGCCCCGCTCAGTTCGTAGATGCTCACATCACTGGAGCCGAAGCCCACGGCCGGCACGGCCTCGATGGGGGAGGTGATGCCAAGGCGCTTGGCATACGATACCACCGTTTCGGGTCCTAGTTTCTGCACCAGCCAGGCTGTAATGGAGTTCATAGAACGGGCTAGGGCTTGCCGCAGCGTAAAGGTGCGGCCCGAGAACCCGCCTTCGAAGTTTTTGGGCGTGTAGGGTGCTCGGCCGGCTACGGGCGGAAACGTGGTAGCAATATCGGGGCGCTGGTAGCAAGGCGAGTAGCCCTGGTCGATAGCAGCCGTGTACACAATCGGCTTGAACGTGGAACCCGGCTGCCGCTTGCCCTGCTTCACGTGGTCATACTTGAAGTACTTGAAGTTGGTACCGCCTACCCAGGCCTTGATTTGCCCGTTGAGCGGGTTCATGGCCATAAAGCCGGCATGCAGGTAGCGTTTGTAGTAGGCTAGGGAGTCGAGGGGCGACATCATGACTTCCTTTTCACCCTTCCAGGAGAAGACCATCATCTTGTACTTCTTCTTCAGATAGTAATTGATGGAGTCCTTGTTGCCCTCAAAACGGTTGTCGAGGGAGCGGTACCGCTCGGTGCGCCGGATAGCAGTTTGCAGAAAGTTAGGAATGATTTTGCCGTTTTCGTCGCGCCAGGGCAGCTGGCCTTTCCAGTGCGCGTCGAACATCTTCTGCTGTTGCTTCATGTGCTCGGCCACCGCTGATTCGGCGTATTTCTGCATCCGAGAATCAACGGTAGTATATATTTTCAGGCCGTCGGCATACAGGTCGTGGTCGGTTTCCTTGGCCCATTGCAGCAGCGCCTTGCTGACCTCGGCGCGGAAGTATGGCGCAATGCCTTTATTCGAGTTTTCGACGCTGTAGTGTAGCACAATGGGTTTGGCCACGGCAGCGGCATAGGCAGGCTCCTCAATGAAGGCGTATTTCTTCATCTGGCCCAATACCCAGTCGCGGCGGCGCTTGGAGCGTTCCGGGTTACGAACCGGGTTAAACCAGGACGGGCCGTTGACCAATCCCACCAGCAGCGCTGATTCTTCTAGGTTGAGCTTGCGCGGCTGTTTGTTGAAGAACGTCTTGGCCGCTACGTTAATACCGAAGGCATTGGACCCAAATTCGGCCGTATTGAGGTACATGCGCAGGATTTCGCGCTTGGTATAGTTACGCTCCAACTGCACGGCCACAATCCACTCCTTGGTCTTAATAATGAGCGTGCGCAGGCCCGGGACCTGGCTCAGGCGTCCGTCATTGAGGTCTTCACGGGTGCGGAACAGCATCTTGGCCAGCTGCTGCGTCAGGGTGCTGGAGCCGCGCCGTACGTTACCTTTCACCATGTAGTAGGGAATGGCTGCCAAGCCCTTGAAGTCGATACCGGAGTGGCCTTCGAAGCGCACGTCCTCGGTGGCAATCAGGCCATCTATCAGGGCCTGAGGCAGGTCTTCGTAATCGGCGGGTGTGCGGTTTTCCCGGAAATACTTGCCCATCAGTACCCCGTCGGCCGAATAGATTTCGGAAGCCAGTTCGCTCTTCGGGTTTTCCAGCGTCTTGAGGTTGGGCATGCGCCCAAACAGGTTCAGGAAGTTGACGCTAACAGCCAGAATATACAGAATCAGGCCCAAGACGCCGCCCCCGAATAAAAACCAGAGAGTGCGGGTAAGACCCGTAAAACGGCCTGGGCGTTGCGGTTTGCGGGTATTCTTGGACTTGGTGGCGGGGTAAGCCATTTATTGAATGTTGAATTTTGAGTGCTGAATTCTGAACTGAGCTCGTCCGACGCCGCCGAACAAGTCTTTACTCAGAATTCAGTACTCAGAATTATTTATAGGTCTTCTCGTAGAAGCGCTGATACTCTTCTACGTCCTTGCTTTGCAGCAGCAGCGGGAGGTTATCAATACCGATAATGACAGTTTGGTAACCCGCACCCCGCAATTTGGCCAACGGCGACTGGGGCCCGCGCAGCTTCAGGGCGTAGCTCTGGGCTACTTTGGCGCCCGGCAATGATTGTACCACCACCAGGTCCATATTGTCGCCGAGCACTACCTGCTGTACCTGCAAATTATTGACGCGGTAGAAGCGGTTGTTGTAGGTCGCCAGCTGCGCCGGCAGTTCCTGGGTGGGCGCAGCTCCTTTCGGGAAAGCCAGTACCACCGCGTGCCCAGCTGTAAGATTGGCGGCATAAGGTGTAGCTGGTTTAACCGGGGCCGCGGGCAGAGTCGTTGGCTCAGGTGCCTTTGTTGTAGCAGGTGCAGGCGCTGCGGGTGCGGCAGCAGTTGGCTCAGGTGCAGGCGCTGGCGTTTTAGCGGCGGCCGCTGCTGCTGCCGCTATTTCCCTTTTGGTGAGCGTCCGGTTCGTCTTAGGATCCTTGTTAGTTGGTGCCTTGGGTTCGGGCGTTACACTGGGTGCCACTGTAGCAGGCGTTGTAGTCGGGGTTGGTACTGGCTGCGACGCAGGCGCAGGAACCACGGAAGGAACTGGTACGGTGGGAGCGGGGGCGGCGGGCGGAGTTGCTGGGATAGTCGGAGCGGGCTTTACCAGGGAGGCCGGAGTTTCATCGGGGGCAAAGAGGATGCGCATCCGGTTTTCAACCTCTCCGGGCCGAAACATAGAAACTACCGGCTTGTCGGTAGACGCCAGGGCTCCGGCAATCTGTCCTTCTTCGTAGCGTTTGTAGCTAGCCAGCAGGTCGCGCGCCTGCCCGGCCAGCGGACTTTCCGGGTAATCTTTCTGGAACTTCTCCACGGCCAGCTTCGCGGCAGCCGGGGGCTGGGTCCGGATAACCAACAGGGTGTTCAGGTATGCTACCCGGTCGTTCAGGTCACTTACTGGGTTCTGCTTTTTGCTTCGGGCCAATACGGCCGTCGCCTTTTTGAACTCCTGCTTTTTGTAGAACGCAAATGCCGAGTCGAGCTGCACAGCCACCTGCTCATTGGCCAGGGAAGTACGCCGCAGATATTCCGGGTCGGCTACCAGGCGGGCGTACGACGAGTTCGGATATTCCTGACGCAGGCGCTGGGCGTATGCCTCCGCTTTGGGGTCGTTCAGTTCCTTATAAATCAGGTAGAGACTGTAGAAAACCTCTGGGGAGTGCTTGCTCTGCGGAAAACGCGTCACCAGCTTCTCGTAGGTTTCGGCGGCACGCGCCTGCTCCTTTAGTTGCTGGCTGTAAATAGCGCCCAAGGCAAACAGAGCCTCTTCCACCTGCTTCTGCGAAGCTTGCATCTGGGCCTCGGTCAGGGGCAGGTTCTGGCGGTAGGTGGCGGCCAGTTGCCGGGCCTGGGCGGCCGGGTCAGCGGCGGCCGACAGCGTAGCGCCTTCCACCGGGTTGACCCGGGTGCTACTTCCGCCCGCAATGGACAGCGGCACGTTGCCGCCCTGCGCCGTAGCCGGCGACGAGGAAATCTGGCTGCTGGTCCGCCAGTTGTCCTGCAATTGCCGGTCACCCCAGCGCCGGACGAATTCCGCTTTAGCCGTGCTCAGCGCCGTGGGGTTATCGAAGTAGAAAAGTGCGCCACCAGCCCCATTTGCCAAGGCCAGCGGGTCCACATTAGAGTCACCGGGCCGCAGGGCACTCACGCCACTGGCCGCTTGCTGCTCAATCCGGGCCGCACGTTCCTGCTGGGCGGCTATGCGGTCAGCTTCCTGCTTACGGGCTGTTATTTCGGCCGTAGCAAAGGTCAGGAGCTGGGTGCGCAGCGCGGCCGAGTCCAGCCGAGCCAGGGCCTGCAAGCTGTCCTGGGTTTCGATGGTAGTAATCTGCTTGGCGAATTCTTTTAGAATGTCGCTCCGTTCGGCCGTAGCGGCGTATTCGGGGGCCGCCCGGTCCATGTTTTGCACGGTGCTGTCGTAGTAGGCGGCGGCCAGCCGGTACTTCTGCAGGTTCTCGTAGTAAATGCGACCCGACAGCAGATAGGTGTAGGACTTCTGCGCCCGGTTGGCGCTATTGGCTCGGGAAGCTTTGCGCAGCAGAGCCAAGGCCTTGTCGTACTGCTGCTGCCGATATTCCAGCCGCGCCATTTCGTAGTATATCTTGTCGGTATACTCCTTGTTCTTGGTGTCCTTAAGCAGCTTGGCAAAATATTTATCCAGGCGGGCCCGGTCGTTGGCGTTCAGGTCCGAAACTTGGCCCAGCATCAGCTTCGAGAAAAAGTCTAGCTCGTAGGGCGGATTCTTCTTCAGAATCTTATTCAGTTGCGCATAGGCATCCTTGTCCTGCCCGTTGGCCTGGTAGAGCTGGGCCAGAATGTAGCGCGTGCGTGACTGCTCGTTTTTGGGCGAGATGTAAGGAATGGCTTTCTCCAGGTTGACGATGGCTTGTTTCTGGTCGCCGGTCAGCAAAAAATACTCGGCCCGGGTCAAAAACAGCTCCCGGGCATTCTGCTCTACGCCTTGCTCTTTGTCGAGAATATCCGAAACGGCGGCAGCGTTGTCATATTCCTTCAGCGCCAGAAACGTACGCATCAGCCAGATCAGGGCCTCGTGCTTGGCATTGACGTCCTTGCTGGTCGTGTTGACGTACTTGAAGGTCTTGCCTGCGTCTTCGTACTCCTTCTTATAATAGCGCGCCTTGCCGATAACCAGGTAGCTGTCATCGGTCCAGTCGGAGCCGGGGCGGTGCTGAATCGGCAGCGAAGCTTTTTTAATAATGTCGTCCAGGTCGGCCGTTACGCGGCCCACGGTAGCATCGTCCAGGGTCGGAAACAGCGGCAGCACCCGATTGTAGTCGTTGATGCGGGCCTTATATAAAGTCTCCTCGGTAGCCCGCAGCTTCTCGCGGGCCAGGAAAAAGCCATTGTCGCGGGCCACGATGTTCTCGTAGGTACGGCCCACCACGGACTTACGTTCCGAAGAGCAGGCCGCCACGCCCAGCAGCAGGGCAACCGGGGCAATAAGCAGGCGGAAAAGCGGATACTTTGTCAAAGCAGATAGTAGGGTCGAGGCCTGGGGTAGCAGATTTAAACGCGCATCCTCCGCCGATTCGTTCGCTCGGGCAGCACGCGCTGCCTCTACAACGCAGCACTTTGGGTAAAATTACGGTTTTTCCGTAGCCACCACCGTTTGCCTGCGTATCTGGCAAGTCGGCTGGCCGTCAGTGCCCGGAAAATCAATACTTTCGCACCCCCAAACCTGCTCCTGCCATGGCCGACGTCCCACCCAAGCCCCAAAACTCCAACGAAACCGACCGGCTGCGGGCCTTCGCCAAATACTCCGGCCTGGCCTTTCAGATGCTGGCTATAATAGGAGTGTGTGCCTGGGCCGGCATCAAGCTCGACGAGTACGTTCACAACGACAAGCCCTGGTACACCATTGGCCTGATGGTGTTCGGCCTGATTGCGGCCACCTACCAGGTCATCCGCTCCCTTTCCCGCAACGAATAAGCCCAAGCCGTGACGTTTCTTCGCAACTTTTTGATTTTCTGCGCCATCATCTGGGCCATCATGTACGGCCTGCAGATG
Above is a genomic segment from Hymenobacter cellulosivorans containing:
- the porK gene encoding type IX secretion system lipoprotein PorK/GldK, giving the protein MNKFLVLPLVALSALFLGGCGFGKGPQGDLVGAEDRPEFNPQEVPFGMVPCPGGTFHMGQTDQDISASMVNMNKQVTIAGFYMDETEITNNEYRQFMNAIRQDSIDVLGEEYVMTELYPDTTVWVRDFTYHMGDPLMEYYYTHPAFDDYPVVGVDWFAAKYFCNWRTKNKNAANAEAGLAPTPNFRLPSEAEWEYAARGGRDLATYPWGGPYLRNSKGCMLANFKPGRGDYASDGYAYTAPVGAFFPNDFGLYDMSGNVSEWCDDAYMEASVPVVWDMNPTNPDDNEPRKVVRGGSWKDISYFLETGTRNFEYQDSARSYIGFRTAMIQIGSAL
- the porL gene encoding type IX secretion system motor protein PorL/GldL, whose translation is MAAKGGSFLYDVVMPKVYGIGAAVVIVGALFKIQHWDGASEMLIVGLGTEALIFLLSAFQPTSHEPDWSLVYPELSEGYDPSTGNKSFAATDNNSKGLTKKLDDMLKDANVTPEAISSLGAGLNRLSTTTQQLSSLGDATNATEEYTTKVRSAAQSLERINDAYSNTVEAITAMSSATADAREYHLQVQNVTKNLGALNAVYEMELQDANTHLKSMNKFYGTLSQAMENLTEAGKETDQFKQEVTQLTSNLGSLNRVYGNMLNAMRATS
- the porM gene encoding type IX secretion system motor protein PorM/GldM, whose translation is MAGGKETPRQKMIGMMYLVLTALLALQVNSAILLKFKFLDDSLSAINNKVSKSNDGTVKGIQAQVEKNRNQAGDLAVLKQSEEIRKTTQDMIAYLGTVREKLLTATENKGKNEFKNMSAEDKVASTMLGGKRDGLAYDMKNKLNTYSSYIGKFVPGIAPLALDAKDDPMVTDKEQRNKNFAELNFENTPVVAALATLAQKEAEVLKYESDALAAQSAKVGGNIIVFDKVGAFASAESNTVAAGTKYKAELFLTASATGLKPSMTLNGSPLAVGPDGKGKVEFTARPGSFDAAGNAKAQWTGTIRFKQNGRDTTFKVTVPYTVTKPVMQIQSASVQALYFKCGNKLSVQVPALGAQYKPGFSASGASVISGAKTGEVTLVPNSREVTLSVSSGGNAIGSQTFQVRPIPKPEIKCIVGGREANEKQGTPITAVRNMSLKAVPDAGFATFLPDDARYRVTRYEVTLVRGKRPAIPTRTINGPEANLNDVVNSAREGDRLYIEVKEVRRLNFQDQQEEVNVAKQFNIPLL
- the porN gene encoding type IX secretion system ring protein PorN/GldN, translated to MNKFLSFAALAASLTLSVSASAQEQATTASSNGSYRPIPNSDIMFRKTIWRAVDLREKQNKPMFSEGKEISRVILEAVKRGELQAYRNDSLTSTFNASEVSGRMSYVEASAGLSDEEKAAGFTDETSDDGWGAKPSKKGKGKTAAKPKAPAAPPSYEYRYKDLYQMELKEDMIFDKKRSRMYHDIKTVTLLVPSTLSSNVSGIETPIGTFKYSDLVRVFRANPDKAIWFNSQNDAQHKNLADAFELWLFNSYIVKVSNPNDSRLDEVYGGPQQGILAAQQAASDLIEYEYNLWSF
- the uvrC gene encoding excinuclease ABC subunit UvrC, whose amino-acid sequence is MAAKDHLQEQIRHLPHRPGIYKFFDDEGIIYVGKAIDIRKRVSSYFNKQDHNKKTQQLVRNIKRIEFTIVDSESDAFLLENNLIKQNQPKYNILLKDGKTYPYLCLTNERFPRLLPTRKKINDGSRYYGPYANLTAMNILLELIRALYPLRTCTYNLSPENVAAGKFKVCLEYHLGNCKGPCEGLVDEESYNQNIQQIRNILSGNLSVPKAYFKEKMMAAAQDQQFELAHSFKQKLDRLDEFQAKSTVVNASLSNIDVFSIAANEKSAFINYLKVMNGAIILTQSVEVQKKLDETDPEILAPMIMQMREEFESQSREILVNVALPELPIANATVTVPQIGDKRKLLELSIKNVMYLRKEKESMNDRSKDLNEVRIMETIKKDLRLTELPKHIECFDNSNFQGDNPVAAMVCFRNAKPSKKDYRHYHIKTVVGPNDFDSMYEVVTRRYRRLVDEGASLPQLVIVDGGKGQLSMAVKALKDLNLWGQIPVIGIAKRLEEIYVPNDPLPLYIDKKSESLRLFQRMRDEVHRFGITFHRSRRDAATLKTELTDVKGLGPVTAEKLLTKFKSVKKIKELTEAQLIEEVGKAKARILLNYFSEQEAAETNSSAE
- a CDS encoding penicillin-binding protein 1A; the encoded protein is MAYPATKSKNTRKPQRPGRFTGLTRTLWFLFGGGVLGLILYILAVSVNFLNLFGRMPNLKTLENPKSELASEIYSADGVLMGKYFRENRTPADYEDLPQALIDGLIATEDVRFEGHSGIDFKGLAAIPYYMVKGNVRRGSSTLTQQLAKMLFRTREDLNDGRLSQVPGLRTLIIKTKEWIVAVQLERNYTKREILRMYLNTAEFGSNAFGINVAAKTFFNKQPRKLNLEESALLVGLVNGPSWFNPVRNPERSKRRRDWVLGQMKKYAFIEEPAYAAAVAKPIVLHYSVENSNKGIAPYFRAEVSKALLQWAKETDHDLYADGLKIYTTVDSRMQKYAESAVAEHMKQQQKMFDAHWKGQLPWRDENGKIIPNFLQTAIRRTERYRSLDNRFEGNKDSINYYLKKKYKMMVFSWKGEKEVMMSPLDSLAYYKRYLHAGFMAMNPLNGQIKAWVGGTNFKYFKYDHVKQGKRQPGSTFKPIVYTAAIDQGYSPCYQRPDIATTFPPVAGRAPYTPKNFEGGFSGRTFTLRQALARSMNSITAWLVQKLGPETVVSYAKRLGITSPIEAVPAVGFGSSDVSIYELSGAYSTFVNKGVWTAPMMVTRIEDKNGNVLREFVPQTREALSEETAYLMTYMLQASTTEQGGTSVILKTGFKFPYEIGAKTGTTSNYSDAWFMGITPDLVCGMWVGGEDRSIHFRNGSYGQGARAALPIYGLFMRKVYADKSIGVSTSPFPKPEQPLSIEIDCSRYYGGQRDTIPYDQKLNQTDLQDIDEEDI